The sequence GAATCTTTCTATATGCCTTTCTCCCACTTTTCTGACCCCAACGCTTAGACTTGCTCCATACATATTTTCAAGTTTTCTTTCCAATTTTAAATTAGTGTCAAATCTCTCTGTTCCTCTTCTTAGAACCATTGGAAATAAAGCATTTTGTGTGGCCTCTTCTCTGTTTAAGGGCCTTATTATATAGAAACTTATTAAATTGGTCTTAAATTTATCCGTCCTTATTAGGTTTAGATTTATCCCCTTTCCTATATTCTTTCTCTCCTTCATTAAAATCAATTATTCTACCTCCTTTTACACAAATATATTTTTATAATACCCAAATTACCCAAAAAAATATTGTTAATATTTATTATATGAAAAAATCCAGTCCTAAGACCAGATTTTTTATTCCTTTTCAATCTCATTAATTATCTTTTCAATATCACTGCTGAATTTTTCAATATTTTCTCCGTTGCATATATTATCTACTATACCTTCTATTTTGTCAAATTTTTTTCTGTCACTTGTAACAAATGCCTCTTTTAATTTAGTATCGCTTGAAAGACTTGTATCTTTGACTAATTTCTCCTGCTCATCCGAAAAGATAAAATCCTCAGCAGGAACTACTGCCACTACCGCTTTATCCTTGTAAATAAGAACTACCGCATCATCAATGCCGAATAAATCAACAACACAATCAGCTAAATTCTCAATTCTTTCAATGAGTTGAGAATTATTTACTACAGAAAGACTGCTAATGCTTTTATCCTCTTTTAAATCCTCTGCTTCCTTCTCCTTACAGCCGTATAGAGGCAGAGCCATAATTAACACCAAAAACATCAATATAAATCTATTTTGTATTTTTTTCATAATATCCTCCTCCCTTCATCTTTAGTTTTACACTTTCTCCAAAAATTATAATAAAAACTTAAAAATATTATAT is a genomic window of Acidilutibacter cellobiosedens containing:
- a CDS encoding YhcN/YlaJ family sporulation lipoprotein; this encodes MKKIQNRFILMFLVLIMALPLYGCKEKEAEDLKEDKSISSLSVVNNSQLIERIENLADCVVDLFGIDDAVVLIYKDKAVVAVVPAEDFIFSDEQEKLVKDTSLSSDTKLKEAFVTSDRKKFDKIEGIVDNICNGENIEKFSSDIEKIINEIEKE